The Saccharothrix variisporea genome has a segment encoding these proteins:
- the arfB gene encoding alternative ribosome rescue aminoacyl-tRNA hydrolase ArfB, translated as MAEDLVVTRTLVVPAAELSERFSRSSGPGGQGVNTADSRVELSFDLASSPAVPEHLRARMLARLDNRLVDGVLTIAASEHRTQLKNRQAARERLVRLLRDAAAPPPPKRRPTKPTKGSQERRIAEKKRRAQTKQGRTGRWD; from the coding sequence GTGGCCGAGGACCTGGTGGTGACGCGGACGCTGGTGGTGCCGGCGGCCGAGTTGAGCGAACGCTTCTCCAGGTCCTCCGGCCCCGGCGGACAGGGCGTGAACACGGCGGACAGCCGGGTGGAGCTGTCCTTCGACCTGGCGTCGTCGCCGGCGGTGCCGGAGCACCTGCGGGCCAGGATGCTGGCGAGACTGGACAACCGCCTGGTGGACGGCGTCCTGACCATCGCGGCCAGCGAACACCGGACGCAGCTGAAGAACCGCCAGGCCGCTCGGGAACGGCTGGTCCGCCTCCTGCGTGACGCCGCCGCACCGCCGCCCCCGAAGCGCCGGCCGACCAAGCCGACGAAGGGGTCGCAGGAACGGCGGATCGCGGAGAAGAAGCGGCGGGCGCAGACGAAACAGGGCCGCACCGGCCGCTGGGACTAG
- the purM gene encoding phosphoribosylformylglycinamidine cyclo-ligase has protein sequence MRASDVTDTPKATYAAAGVSITAGDEAVEKLKPWAAKAQRPEVLGGIGGFAGLFQLRLDRWKEPVLASSTDGVGTKIAVAQALDKHDTVGIDLVAMVVDDLVVCGAEPLFLQDYIAIGKVVPEKVAALVKGIAEGCVQAGCALLGGETAEHPGLMGENDYDISGTGVGVVEASAMLGPDRVRDGDVVIAMGSSGLHSNGYSLARHVLLDIGRMPLSGHVEEFGRTLGEELLEPTRIYAKDCLALAAEAEVRTFAHVTGGGLAANLARVLPEGLHATLERGTWTPAPVFQMIAQRGRVEREEMEKTFNMGIGMVAVVSPEDVDRALAVLTARHVPAWVLGEVRRSDDGATALVGDHPRF, from the coding sequence CCGACACCCCCAAGGCCACTTACGCCGCCGCCGGAGTCAGCATCACCGCAGGTGACGAGGCGGTGGAGAAGCTCAAGCCGTGGGCGGCGAAGGCGCAGCGGCCCGAGGTGCTCGGCGGCATCGGCGGGTTCGCGGGCCTGTTCCAGCTGCGCCTGGACCGCTGGAAGGAGCCGGTGCTCGCGTCCTCGACCGACGGCGTCGGCACCAAGATCGCGGTCGCCCAGGCGCTGGACAAGCACGACACGGTCGGCATCGACCTGGTCGCGATGGTCGTGGACGACCTGGTGGTGTGCGGTGCCGAGCCGCTGTTCCTGCAGGACTACATCGCCATCGGCAAGGTCGTGCCGGAGAAGGTCGCGGCGCTGGTCAAGGGCATCGCGGAGGGCTGCGTCCAGGCCGGCTGCGCGCTGCTGGGCGGCGAGACCGCCGAGCACCCGGGCCTGATGGGCGAGAACGACTACGACATCTCCGGCACCGGCGTGGGCGTGGTCGAGGCGTCCGCGATGCTCGGGCCGGACCGCGTGCGCGACGGGGACGTCGTCATCGCGATGGGGTCCTCCGGATTGCACTCGAACGGGTACTCCCTGGCCCGGCACGTGCTGCTGGACATCGGCCGCATGCCGCTGTCCGGTCACGTCGAGGAGTTCGGCCGCACCCTGGGCGAGGAGCTGCTGGAGCCGACCCGCATCTACGCCAAGGACTGCCTGGCGCTGGCCGCCGAGGCCGAGGTGCGGACGTTCGCGCACGTCACCGGCGGTGGCCTGGCGGCGAACCTGGCGCGCGTGCTGCCCGAGGGCCTGCACGCCACCCTCGAGCGCGGCACCTGGACGCCGGCGCCGGTGTTCCAGATGATCGCCCAGCGCGGCCGGGTGGAGCGCGAGGAGATGGAGAAGACGTTCAACATGGGCATCGGCATGGTCGCCGTGGTGTCCCCGGAGGACGTCGACCGCGCCCTGGCCGTCCTGACCGCCCGCCACGTGCCCGCCTGGGTGCTCGGCGAGGTCCGCCGCTCCGACGACGGCGCGACCGCGCTCGTGGGCGACCACCCGAGGTTCTGA
- a CDS encoding SigE family RNA polymerase sigma factor, with protein sequence MERDREFAEFVAARALVLRRTAYLLCGDWHRAEDLVQTALTKLYVAWPRVRKDGAVDAYARKTLVRASIDESRRGFRSRETVVERLPDTPVSGAAPADLDVRDALAALPRGQRAVVVLRYWEDLSITETARLLGRSEGTVKSQAAKGLATLRELLGRHVFEEQR encoded by the coding sequence GTGGAACGCGACCGCGAGTTCGCCGAGTTCGTCGCAGCCCGTGCGCTGGTGCTGCGGCGGACCGCGTACCTGCTGTGCGGGGACTGGCACCGGGCCGAGGACCTGGTGCAGACCGCGTTGACCAAGCTGTACGTGGCCTGGCCGCGCGTCCGCAAGGACGGGGCCGTGGACGCGTACGCGCGCAAGACACTGGTCCGCGCGAGCATCGACGAGTCGCGGCGCGGGTTCCGCAGCCGGGAGACGGTCGTGGAGCGGTTGCCGGACACACCCGTGTCCGGCGCCGCTCCCGCCGACCTGGACGTCCGGGACGCGCTCGCGGCCCTGCCCCGGGGGCAGCGCGCCGTCGTGGTCCTGCGCTACTGGGAGGACCTGAGCATCACCGAGACGGCCCGCCTCCTCGGTCGGTCCGAAGGCACCGTGAAGAGCCAGGCGGCGAAGGGTTTGGCCACGCTGCGGGAGCTTCTCGGCCGCCACGTCTTCGAGGAGCAGCGATGA
- a CDS encoding response regulator, translated as MIRVLVVDDDFMVAKVHSGYVSRTPGFEVVGVAHTGADALRLVRELRPDLVLLDIYLPDLDGLGVLRELRSGPDDVDVIVITAATDVDTVRSAMRGGVLHYLIKPFEYAALRDQLAHFAALDRRLDQLASAGQADVDQVFGARPTTFTRLPKGLSAPTAALVERVLRERPEGISATECAEATELARVSARRYLEHFVAIGKAEVRLRYGGTGRPERQYVWLA; from the coding sequence GTGATCAGGGTTCTGGTGGTGGACGACGACTTCATGGTCGCGAAGGTCCACAGTGGATACGTCTCGCGAACCCCGGGTTTCGAGGTGGTCGGCGTCGCCCACACCGGCGCGGACGCCCTCCGACTGGTGCGCGAACTGCGCCCGGACCTGGTCCTGCTGGACATCTACCTGCCCGACCTCGACGGCTTGGGCGTTCTCCGCGAACTCCGCTCCGGCCCGGACGACGTGGACGTCATCGTGATCACCGCCGCGACCGACGTGGACACCGTGCGCAGCGCCATGAGGGGCGGGGTGCTGCACTACCTGATCAAACCGTTCGAGTACGCGGCCCTCAGGGACCAACTGGCGCACTTCGCCGCCCTGGACCGACGCCTGGACCAGCTGGCATCGGCGGGCCAGGCCGACGTGGACCAGGTCTTCGGCGCCCGCCCCACCACCTTCACCCGCCTGCCCAAGGGCTTGAGCGCACCAACCGCGGCCCTGGTGGAACGGGTGCTGCGGGAGCGCCCCGAGGGCATCTCGGCGACGGAGTGCGCGGAGGCGACGGAACTGGCCCGCGTATCGGCACGGCGCTACCTGGAGCACTTCGTGGCGATCGGGAAAGCCGAAGTGCGCTTGCGCTACGGCGGCACCGGCCGCCCGGAACGCCAATACGTGTGGCTGGCCTAG